A window of the Callospermophilus lateralis isolate mCalLat2 chromosome 7, mCalLat2.hap1, whole genome shotgun sequence genome harbors these coding sequences:
- the Zc3h12a gene encoding endoribonuclease ZC3H12A, with amino-acid sequence MSGTRGERPVQEASPTMSLWGLEDSHSCRGTPRPAREPTPEEASALELQMKVDFFRKLGYSSSEIHSVLQKLGVQADTNTVLGELVKHSAASEHERQASQDPGPQLPLVPRGGGTPKAPSLEPSLPEEDKEGSDLRPVVIDGSNVAMSHGNKEVFSCRGILLAVTWFLERGHTDITVFVPSWRKEQPRPDVPITDQHILRELEKKKILVFTPSRRVGGKRVVCYDDRFIVKLAYDSDGVVVSNDTYRDLQGERQEWKRFIEERLLMYSFVNDKFMPPDDPLGRHGPSLDNFLRKKPLPSEHRKQPCPYGRKCTYGVKCRFFHPERPSRPQRSVADELRANALLSPPRAPGKDKSSQRPSTSSQSGSLPADGEQSSQEGKKLGAQAPSGPRQEGLTQTFAPAGRGHPPSGGSGGHLGPTDWLPQTLDSLPYISQDCLDSGIGSLESQMSELWGVRAGGPGEPGPPQGLYSGYRHYGSELQAVPAFPAFGRAMGAGHFSVPADYTPPPRAFPSREYWSEPYPLPPPTPVLQEAPMPGPGAGGGPWGGAGGLAKERASVYTKLCGVFPPHLVEAVMGRFPQLLDPQQLAAEILSYKSQHLTE; translated from the exons ATGAGTGGCACCCGAGGAGAGAGGCCTGTCCAGGAAGCCAGCCCCACCATGAGTCTGTGGGGGCTTGAGGACAGCCACAGCTGTCGGGGTACCCCCCGGCCTGCCCGGGAGCCCACCCCAGAGGAGGCATCAGCTTTGGAGCTACAGATGAAGGTGGACTTCTTCCGGAAGCTGGGCTACTCATCCTCTGAGATCCACAGCGTCCTGCAGAAGCTGGGGGTCCAGGCAGACACCAACACAGTGCTGGGGGAGCTGGTGAAGCATAGCGCAGCTTCCGAGCATGAGCGCCAGGCCTCTCAAGACCCCGGCCCTCAGCTCCCTCTGGTGCCCCGGGGAGGGGGCACCCCCAAGGCCCCCAGCCTGGAGCCCTCACTCCCAGAGGAGGATAAGGAGGGCAGTGACCTGAGGCCAGTGGTCATCGATGGGAGCAACGTGGCCATGAG CcacgggaacaaggaggtgttctCCTGCCGGGGCATCCTACTGGCTGTGACCTGGTTTCTAGAGCGGGGCCACACCGACATCACAGTGTTCGTACCGTCCTGGAGGAAGGAGCAGCCTCGGCCCGACGTGCCCATCACAG ACCAGCACATTCTGCGGGAACTGGAGAAGAAGAAGATCCTGGTGTTCACACCGTCCCGGCGCGTGGGAGGCAAGCGGGTGGTATGCTATGATGACCGCTTCATCGTGAAGCTCGCCTACGACTCGGATGGGGTTGTGGTCTCCAATGACACCTACCGGGACCTCCAGGGCGAACGGCAGGAGTGGAAGCGCTTCATCGAGGAGCGACTGCTCATGTACTCCTTTGTCAATGACAA GTTCATGCCCCCGGATGACCCCTTGGGCCGGCACGgacccagcctggacaacttcctGCGTAAGAAGCCACTTCCTTCTGAGCACAGAAAACAGCCGTGCCCTTATG GGAGGAAATGCACCTACGGGGTCAAGTGCCGGTTCTTCCACCCTGAGCGGCCCAGCCGCCCCCAGCGCTCCGTGGCTGATGAGCTCCGCGCCAATGCCCTCCTCTCACCCCCCAGGGCCCCTGGCAAGGACAAAAGTAGCCAGCGGCCTTCCACTTCCTCTCAGTCTGGCTCTCTGCCTGCAGACGGTGAGCAGAGCAGCCAGGAGGGAAAGAAGCTGGGGGCCCAAGCACCCTCAGGGCCCCGCCAGGAGGGGCTGACGCAGACCTTTGCCCCTGCGGGCAGGGGCCACCCACCCAGCGGAGGCAGCGGCGGCCACTTGGGGCCCACAGACTGGCTCCCGCAGACCCTGGACTCGCTCCCATACATCTCCCAGGACTGCCTGGACTCAGGCATCGGCTCCCTGGAAAGTCAGATGTCAGAACTGTGGGGGGTTCGGGCGGGAGGCCCTGGTGAGCCGGGACCCCCTCAGGGCCTCTACTCTGGCTACCGCCATTATGGGTCCGAGCTCCAGGCTGTGCCTGCCTTCCCTGCCTTTGGACGCGCCATGGGTGCCGGCCACTTCAGCGTCCCTGCTGACTACACGCCCCCACCACGCGCATTCCCGTCCCGAGAGTACTGGTCGGAGCCATACCCGCTGCCCCCACCCACCCCAGTCCTCCAGGAGGCCCCGATGCCGGGCCCAGGGGCTGGCGGGGGTCcctggggcggggcggggggcctGGCCAAGGAGCGGGCCAGTGTGTACACCAAGCTGTGTGGCGTCTTCCCCCCGCACCTGGTGGAGGCCGTGATGGGGCGCTTCCCGCAGCTcctggacccccagcagctggcgGCGGAGATCCTTTCTTACAAGTCGCAGCACCTCACTGAGTGA